A stretch of the Vigna radiata var. radiata cultivar VC1973A chromosome 7, Vradiata_ver6, whole genome shotgun sequence genome encodes the following:
- the LOC106769066 gene encoding calcium-dependent protein kinase 28 isoform X1: MGICYSATKVSGSNGNAVTDKKNRKRAAKPESPTAPANRERHKASARQVPCGKRTDFGYDKNFDTRYTLGKLLGHGQFGYTYVGIDKANADRVAVKRIDKSKMVQPIAVEDVKREVKILKALTGHENVVQFYDAFEDDSYVYIVMELCEGGELLDRILAKKDSRYSEKDAAVVVRQMLKVAAECHLHGLVHRDMKPENFLLKSTKEDSPLKATDFGLSDFIKPGKKFHDIVGSAYYVAPEVLKRKSGPQSDVWSIGVITYILLSGRRPFWDKTEDGIFKEVLRKKPDFQRKPWQTISDAAKDFVKKLLVKDPRARLTAAQALSHPWVREGGEASEIPIDISVLSNMRQFVKYSRLKQFALRALASTLNEEELADLKDQFDAIDVDKNGSISLEEMRQALAKDLPWKLKEPRVLEILQAIDSNTDGLVDFSEFVAATLHVHQLEDDSSKWQQRSQAAFEKFDLDKDGYITPEELKMHTGLRGSIDPLLEEADIDKDGKISLSEFRRLLRTASMGSQKVSSPAVYKRRV, from the exons ATGGGAATTTGCTATTCCGCCACCAAAGTCAGCGGCTCCAATGGCAACGCCGTCACCGACAAGAAAAATCGCAAGCGAGCCGCGAAGCCAGAATCTCCGACAGCGCCGGCCAATCGCGAACGGCACAAGGCAAGTGCGCGCCAGGTGCCTTGCGGAAAGCGCACTGATTTCGGTTACGACAAAAATTTCGATACGCGATACACGCTGGGCAAATTGCTGGGACACGGCCAATTCGGTTACACCTACGTAGGAATTGACAAAGCTAATGCCGATCGTGTGGCCGTTAAGAGGATCGATAAGAGTAAG ATGGTTCAGCCTATAGCCGTTGAGGATGTTAAGCGAGAGGTCAAGATATTGAAAGCGCTCACTGGCCACGAGAATGTGGTTCAGTTCTATGATGCTTTTGAAGATGATTCTTACGTGTATATAGTTATGGA GTTATGCGAGGGCGGCGAACTGCTAGATCGGATATTGGCCAA GAAGGACAGTCGTTATTCTGAAAAAGATGCAGCAGTGGTTGTAAGGCAGATGCTCAAGGTTGCAGCTGAGTGTCATTTACATGGTTTGGTGCACCGGGACATGAAACCAGAG AATTTTCTTCTGAAATCGACCAAAGAAGATTCACCTTTAAAGGCCACAGATTTTGGTTTGTCGGATTTCATTAAACCTG GAAAGAAGTTTCATGATATTGTTGGCAGTGCTTACTATGTTGCACCTGAAGTATTAAAACGCAAGTCTGGCCCACAATCAGATGTGTGGAGCATTGGTGTTATTACATACATATTGCTGAGTGGGAGACGTCCATTTTGGGATAAGACCGAGGATGGTATTTTTAAGGAG GTTTTACGGAAGAAGCCTGATTTCCAACGGAAACCATGGCAAACTATAAGTGATGCCGCAAAagattttgtgaaaaaattacTGGTAAAGGATCCTCGGGCAAGGTTAACTGCTGCTCAAGCTCTAT CACATCCATGGGttagagaaggaggagaagcaTCGGAGATTCCTATTGATATATCCGTTCTAAGCAACATGCGGCAATTTGTGAAATATAGTCGATTGAAACAATTTGCACTCAGG GCATTGGCTAGCACACTTAATGAAGAAGAGTTGGCTGAtctaaaagatcaatttgatgCTATAGATGTGGACAAAAACGGTTCTATTAGTTTGGAAGAGATGAGACAG GCTCTTGCGAAAGATCTTCCTTGGAAGTTGAAAGAACCACGTGTACTAGAGATATTGCAAGCG ATAGACAGCAACACTGATGGGCTAGTGGATTTTAGTGAGTTTGTGGCTGCTACATTACATGTGCATCAGTTGGAGGACGACTCTAGCAAGTGGCAGCAGCGGTCACAGGCTGCTTTTGAGAAATTTGACTTAGATAAAGATGGCTATATTACTCCAGAGGAACTTAAAATG CATACAGGCTTGAGAGGCTCCATTGATCCTTTGCTGGAGGAAGCTGATATCGACAAAGACGGAAAAATCAGCCTATCAGAGTTCCGTAGGCTTCTAAGGACTGCGAGCATGGGTTCTCAAAAGGTTTCAAGCCCGGCTGTGTATAAACGGAGAGTCTAA
- the LOC106765928 gene encoding uncharacterized protein LOC106765928, producing the protein MQQKHVEEIVALRAELGRHDQFAQHSASTVHRNQHHENENHDCRRHNVLTRMETSTLIRAVTSMVIQMAMKESNWFLCKPFGPPAYSPLRWLLCKLQCQKSPPVLEKYDGSADHLRIFSNAMVFYMNSDPVICRAFSLSLKDEALEWYNTLPPNSVDCFAIVETLFRRQYSSNRKQEITPTELVNTKQEKGETFKAFMKRYTETTRQVKDVNHSFIINNLPSCLRPGYFTEKLYVRPPKTMDELQERVAEFICMEDMRISQRKRQREADVGGGRKDDKRPFGNNDKSGELPRTFKFDHFTTLNAPRAKVLEQALNVELLTLRRKSSPKYADERKSCHFHQNHEHNREECVTLKNEIENLIQAGHLRKYIKEGRGNLPREGYLQRSP; encoded by the coding sequence ATGCAGCAAAAGCATGTCGAGGAAATTGTGGCTTTAAGGGCGGAGTTGGGTCGTCATGACCAGTTTGCTCAGCACTCAGCGTCTACTGTACACCGAAATCAACACCacgagaatgaaaatcatgatTGCAGGCGTCACAACGTACTAACCCGAATGGAAACCAGCACGTTAATCCGAGCGGTAACCAGCATGGTAATCCAGATGGCAATGAAAGAAAGCAACTGGTTCCTCTGCAAACCGTTCGGCCCACCAGCTTACTCCCCTTTACGATGGCTATTATGCAAACTCCAATGCCAAAAGAGTCCCCCTGTGTTAGAAAAGTATGATGGCTCGGCGGACCATCTTAGGATCTTCAGCAATGCAATGGTGTTTTACATGAACAGTGATCCGGTCATTTGTAGAGCTTTCTCCTTGTCACTCAAGGACGAGGCGTTGGAGTGGTATAATACGCTCCCTCCAAATTCAGTAGATTGCTTCGCCATTGTGGAAACCCTCTTCAGAAGGCAGTACTCCTCCAACCGGAAGCAAGAAATAACACCGACAGAATTGGTGAATACTAAGCAGGAAAAAGGAGAGACTTTTAAGGCGTTTATGAAGAGGTACACTGAAACCACTCGACAAGTAAAAGATGTTAATCATTctttcatcatcaacaacttgCCTTCATGCCTAAGGCCAGGGTACTTTACTGAAAAGTTGTATGTTCGCCCACCAAAAACTATGGACGAGCTCCAAGAAAGAGTGGCTGAATTCATATGTATGGAGGATATGCGAATCTCACAAAGAAAGCGACAACGAGAAGCTGATGTAGGTGGAGGTAGAAAGGACGACAAACGACCGTTTGGAAATAATGATAAAAGTGGAGAACTCCCCCGAACatttaaatttgaccattttaCAACCCTCAATGCACCTAGGGCAAAAGTTCTCGAACAAGCCCTAAATGTTGAACTTCTCACACTCCGAAGGAAATCATCTCCAAAATACGCAGACGAAAGGAAGAGTTGCCATTTCCATCAGAACCATGAGCATAATAGAGAAGAATGCGTTACACTgaagaatgaaattgaaaatctcATCCAGGCAGGACATCTACGAAAGTATATaaaagaaggaagaggaaaCCTCCCTAGGGAGGGATATTTGCAGAGAAGTCCCTAA
- the LOC106769070 gene encoding DNA-(apurinic or apyrimidinic site) lyase 2, which translates to MKIVSYNVNGLRQRISQFGSLRNLLNSFDADILCFQETKLRRQELTADLIMADGYESFFSCTRTSQKGRTGYSGVITFCRVKSAFSSNEVALPLAAEEGFTGLLENSQTSKDELPFMTDDLKEFSKDELISLDNEGRCIITDHTHFVLFNVYGPRAASDDTERIQFKKKFYSVLQKRWESLLHQGRRVCVVGDLNIAPFAIDRCDAGADFGNNEFRKWFKSMLIENGGQFCDAFRAKHPDRREAYTCWSQNTGAEVFNFGSRIDHILFAGSCLHESDDLQCHSFVRCHVKECDILTQYKRCKPESTPSAHRWKEGRSIKLEGSDHAPVFVSLHEISEVSLHSTPSLSSRYVPMVHGIQQTLVSVLMKRKVSEQIKSCKMAHEDIAMHSTCEGEEPVNRAASSATSPNECRFLPRQVYKGSILKPNELSRGSSQEAVSKSVNESEESIMHKCKKPNKKARNSQWSQLSLRSFFQKSTNLDTDVNGSSYTDCSNSQDELSQPNPQLHETPTVSDHSISPKQCSLDTDARDQDLAGPKDSSTKEEKSNVASLEWQRIQQLMQNSIPICKGHKEPCIARVVKKQGPNFGRRFYVCARAEVWGGSTQSICQSKDFSHLLKGPASNPEANCGYFGWASSKSRNK; encoded by the exons ATGAAGATAGTGAGCTACAACGTGAATGGCCTGAGACAGCGCATATCGCAGTTCGGGTCGCTCAGGAATCTGCTAAATTCATTCGACGCCGACATCCTTTGCTTTCAGGAGACCAAACTTCGGAGACAGGAACTTACGGCGGACTTGATCATGGCGGACGGTTACGAATCCTTCTTTTCCTGCACCCGCACCTCCCAGAAGGGCCGAACTGGCTATTCCG GCGTTATTACGTTTTGTCGTGTAAAATCAGCATTTTCTAGTAATGAAGTGGCATTGCCACTAGCAGCAGAGGAAGGCTTTACTGGACTTCTGGAAAACTCTCAAACTAGCAAAGATGAATTGCCGTTCATGACAGATGATCTAAAGGAATTTTCTAAAGATGAGCTTATAAGTCTTGATAATGAGGGGCGATGCATTATCACGGATCACACTCACTTTG TTCTTTTCAATGTGTATGGGCCTCGAGCTGCAAGTGATGACACCGAGAGGATtcagtttaagaaaaaattttacAGCGTATTACAG AAAAGATGGGAGTCTCTCCTGCATCAAGGAAGGAGAGTATGTGTTGTTGGTGATCTCAATATTGCCCCATTTGCAATTGATCGATGTGATGCAGGAGCTGATTTTGGAAATAATGA ATTTAGAAAATGGTTCAAATCAATGTTAATTGAAAATGGCGGTCAATTTTGTGATGCCTTCAGAGCTAAACATCCTGACAG AAGGGAAGCATACACCTGTTGGTCGCAAAATACAGGTGCTGAAGTATTCAACTTTGGGAGTAGAATTGACCATATACTGTTTGCTGGTTCATGCCTACATGAATCAGATGACCTGCAATGCCATAGTTTTGTAAGATGTCATGTCAAGGAATGTGACATTCTGACACAGTACAAACGGTGTAAGCCTGAAAGCACACCAAG TGCCCATAGGTGGAAGGAAGGGCGCAGCATTAAACTGGAAGGATCTGATCATGCTCCAGTTTTTGTGTCTTTACATGAAATTTCTGAGGTCTCTCTGCACAGTACTCCTTCCTTATCTTCTAGATATGTTCCCATGGTTCATGGCATACAGCAAACTCTGG TGTCAGTGTTGATGAAAAGGAAAGTTTCTGaacaaattaaatcatgtaagaTGGCACACGAAGACATTGCAATGCATAGTACTTGTGAGGGAGAAGAACCAGTTAACAGAGCTGCTTCATCTGCAACCAGTCCAAATGAATGTCGATTCCTTCCAAGACAGGTTTATAAAGGTAGCATTTTGAAACCAAATGAACTTTCCAGAGGTTCTTCTCAGGAGGCTGTTTCTAAATCAGtgaatgaaagtgaagaatCAATAATGCACAAGTGTAAAAAACCCAACAAAAAAGCTAGAAATAGTCAATGGTCCCAGCTCTCACTTCGGTCATTTTTCCAGAAAAGTACAAATCTTGACACTGACGTCAATGGCTCCTCGTATACTGATTGCTCAAACAGTCAGGATGAACTTTCTCAACCCAACCCTCAGTTACACGAAACTCCTACAGTGTCTGATCACAGTATCAGTCCCAAGCAATGTTCGTTGGATACTGATGCACGTGATCAGGATTTAGCTGGGCCAAAGGATAGTTCcacaaaggaagaaaagagtAATGTGGCTTCATTAGAGTGGCAAAGAATACAACAGTTGATGCAGAATAGTATACCTATTTGCAAGGGCCATAAGGAACCGTGTATTGCTCGGGTGGTGAAGAAACAAGGACCAAATTTTGGCCGCAGATTCTATGTTTGTGCTCGTGCTGAG GTTTGGGGGGGCTCAACTCAATCCATCTGTCAATCTAAGGACTTCAGTCAccttttaaaa GGCCCTGCGTCTAATCCTGAAGCAAACTGCGGTTACTTTGGATGGGCTTCTTCAAAGTCTAGGAATAAATAA
- the LOC106769066 gene encoding calcium-dependent protein kinase 28 isoform X2, with translation MPIVWPLRGSIRMVQPIAVEDVKREVKILKALTGHENVVQFYDAFEDDSYVYIVMELCEGGELLDRILAKKDSRYSEKDAAVVVRQMLKVAAECHLHGLVHRDMKPENFLLKSTKEDSPLKATDFGLSDFIKPGKKFHDIVGSAYYVAPEVLKRKSGPQSDVWSIGVITYILLSGRRPFWDKTEDGIFKEVLRKKPDFQRKPWQTISDAAKDFVKKLLVKDPRARLTAAQALSHPWVREGGEASEIPIDISVLSNMRQFVKYSRLKQFALRALASTLNEEELADLKDQFDAIDVDKNGSISLEEMRQALAKDLPWKLKEPRVLEILQAIDSNTDGLVDFSEFVAATLHVHQLEDDSSKWQQRSQAAFEKFDLDKDGYITPEELKMHTGLRGSIDPLLEEADIDKDGKISLSEFRRLLRTASMGSQKVSSPAVYKRRV, from the exons ATGCCGATCGTGTGGCCGTTAAGAGGATCGATAAGA ATGGTTCAGCCTATAGCCGTTGAGGATGTTAAGCGAGAGGTCAAGATATTGAAAGCGCTCACTGGCCACGAGAATGTGGTTCAGTTCTATGATGCTTTTGAAGATGATTCTTACGTGTATATAGTTATGGA GTTATGCGAGGGCGGCGAACTGCTAGATCGGATATTGGCCAA GAAGGACAGTCGTTATTCTGAAAAAGATGCAGCAGTGGTTGTAAGGCAGATGCTCAAGGTTGCAGCTGAGTGTCATTTACATGGTTTGGTGCACCGGGACATGAAACCAGAG AATTTTCTTCTGAAATCGACCAAAGAAGATTCACCTTTAAAGGCCACAGATTTTGGTTTGTCGGATTTCATTAAACCTG GAAAGAAGTTTCATGATATTGTTGGCAGTGCTTACTATGTTGCACCTGAAGTATTAAAACGCAAGTCTGGCCCACAATCAGATGTGTGGAGCATTGGTGTTATTACATACATATTGCTGAGTGGGAGACGTCCATTTTGGGATAAGACCGAGGATGGTATTTTTAAGGAG GTTTTACGGAAGAAGCCTGATTTCCAACGGAAACCATGGCAAACTATAAGTGATGCCGCAAAagattttgtgaaaaaattacTGGTAAAGGATCCTCGGGCAAGGTTAACTGCTGCTCAAGCTCTAT CACATCCATGGGttagagaaggaggagaagcaTCGGAGATTCCTATTGATATATCCGTTCTAAGCAACATGCGGCAATTTGTGAAATATAGTCGATTGAAACAATTTGCACTCAGG GCATTGGCTAGCACACTTAATGAAGAAGAGTTGGCTGAtctaaaagatcaatttgatgCTATAGATGTGGACAAAAACGGTTCTATTAGTTTGGAAGAGATGAGACAG GCTCTTGCGAAAGATCTTCCTTGGAAGTTGAAAGAACCACGTGTACTAGAGATATTGCAAGCG ATAGACAGCAACACTGATGGGCTAGTGGATTTTAGTGAGTTTGTGGCTGCTACATTACATGTGCATCAGTTGGAGGACGACTCTAGCAAGTGGCAGCAGCGGTCACAGGCTGCTTTTGAGAAATTTGACTTAGATAAAGATGGCTATATTACTCCAGAGGAACTTAAAATG CATACAGGCTTGAGAGGCTCCATTGATCCTTTGCTGGAGGAAGCTGATATCGACAAAGACGGAAAAATCAGCCTATCAGAGTTCCGTAGGCTTCTAAGGACTGCGAGCATGGGTTCTCAAAAGGTTTCAAGCCCGGCTGTGTATAAACGGAGAGTCTAA